In Methanosarcina barkeri MS, a single window of DNA contains:
- a CDS encoding class I SAM-dependent methyltransferase — METTKKFTGKADIYSKYRPHYPKEYINYLVSYNSLTSDQIVADIGSGTGVLTQQLLINNLNVIAVEPNDDMRNIAEKQLNSYSNFVSINGTAESTGLKSYSIDLITVAQAFHWFDKLQFKKECIRILKPNSNVALVWNSRDFSSKLVIENAEICKDLCPSFKGFSGGIEKNSDVYKQFFRDGKYEYHTFRNDLEYNLESFIGRNLSASYAPKNTDSNYDEFVDAITKLFVKYSKNNKIILPNITRSYLGKV; from the coding sequence ATGGAAACAACAAAAAAATTTACTGGTAAAGCAGATATCTATTCTAAATATCGTCCTCACTATCCGAAGGAATATATTAATTATTTAGTTTCTTACAATAGTTTAACGTCAGATCAAATCGTTGCAGATATAGGTTCAGGTACAGGTGTTTTGACGCAGCAACTACTTATAAATAATTTAAATGTAATTGCAGTTGAGCCAAATGACGATATGAGAAATATTGCAGAAAAGCAATTAAATAGTTACTCTAATTTTGTTTCAATTAATGGTACTGCTGAAAGTACAGGCTTGAAGAGTTATAGCATTGATTTAATTACTGTTGCACAAGCTTTTCACTGGTTCGATAAACTACAATTTAAAAAGGAGTGTATCCGGATATTAAAACCAAATTCGAATGTAGCACTTGTTTGGAATAGTAGGGATTTTTCGAGCAAACTGGTTATCGAGAATGCAGAGATATGTAAAGATCTCTGCCCTTCATTTAAAGGTTTCAGTGGAGGAATAGAGAAGAACTCTGATGTATATAAACAATTTTTTCGCGATGGAAAATATGAATATCATACATTTCGAAATGATCTGGAGTATAATTTAGAGAGTTTCATTGGGCGAAATTTATCAGCTTCTTATGCCCCAAAAAACACTGATTCTAATTATGATGAGTTTGTTGATGCAATAACTAAACTGTTCGTGAAGTATAGTAAAAATAATAAAATAATTTTGCCTAATATAACCCGTAGTTACTTAGGAAAGGTTTAA
- a CDS encoding methanogenesis marker 8 protein, whose amino-acid sequence MPHIMEMMGKARVVVKDGKVVEVGAPEVERCPLFVKLRGVQKMTPEEIRKNMESRISELGMFTENRKLEFETTVVAFGASEVMMSGLNSSSLETTVTACDGAGTVISGNPSLVQGIGGRMSGLVETEPIDAVIKGIEERGGTVLDPSTAVINPAGGVRKASELGYRRIAVTVADPKTAKNLRKLETELGLDLIIIAVHVTGLSREEAQEILENSDIVISCASRHIRELAKPLVQVAAAIPLFALTQKGKELVIERAKDIQSPILINTMKLPVLPAHKQPKNLV is encoded by the coding sequence ATGCCTCACATAATGGAAATGATGGGTAAAGCCAGAGTAGTCGTAAAAGACGGCAAGGTTGTGGAAGTCGGAGCCCCTGAAGTCGAACGGTGCCCACTTTTTGTCAAGCTGCGGGGAGTCCAGAAGATGACTCCGGAGGAAATCCGGAAAAATATGGAGTCCAGGATCAGCGAGTTAGGAATGTTTACAGAAAATCGTAAGCTCGAGTTTGAAACAACCGTTGTTGCTTTTGGCGCTTCAGAAGTAATGATGAGTGGTCTCAACAGTAGTTCTCTTGAGACAACCGTAACCGCCTGTGATGGCGCAGGGACCGTTATCTCAGGTAATCCGTCCCTGGTCCAGGGAATTGGAGGCAGGATGTCCGGTCTGGTTGAAACCGAGCCAATAGATGCGGTTATTAAGGGAATTGAAGAGCGTGGAGGAACTGTGCTTGATCCCTCAACCGCAGTCATTAATCCGGCAGGTGGAGTAAGGAAAGCTTCCGAACTTGGCTACCGAAGGATCGCAGTAACCGTAGCCGACCCAAAAACCGCAAAAAACCTGAGAAAGCTTGAAACCGAACTTGGTCTTGACCTGATAATAATTGCCGTACATGTTACGGGACTAAGCAGGGAAGAAGCTCAGGAAATTCTTGAAAACTCAGATATCGTAATTAGCTGTGCTTCCAGGCACATAAGGGAACTTGCAAAGCCTCTTGTTCAGGTTGCAGCTGCAATCCCACTTTTTGCCCTCACTCAGAAAGGAAAAGAACTTGTAATCGAGAGGGCAAAGGATATTCAGAGCCCAATTCTGATCAATACTATGAAGCTGCCTGTGCTGCCTGCACATAAGCAGCCGAAGAATCTTGTTTAA
- a CDS encoding beta/gamma crystallin family protein has protein sequence MGKEIFDAVRKTLYVLLLAFFMMSATAGTVSAAEVIVYEHVNFGGESFDATSDQPSAGGNLNDKISSIKVKSGTWRFYEYINYGGRYWDFGPGEYASVESVGIPDDSISSFKLVS, from the coding sequence ATGGGAAAAGAGATATTCGATGCAGTGAGGAAGACATTGTATGTTTTACTGCTGGCCTTTTTTATGATGTCTGCAACAGCCGGGACAGTAAGTGCAGCAGAAGTAATTGTATATGAGCATGTTAACTTTGGGGGAGAAAGCTTTGACGCTACTTCTGATCAACCAAGCGCGGGAGGTAACCTGAACGACAAAATATCATCAATTAAGGTCAAGTCAGGCACATGGCGATTCTATGAATATATAAATTATGGAGGCCGCTATTGGGATTTTGGACCAGGAGAATATGCCTCTGTGGAAAGTGTTGGTATACCCGACGATTCAATTTCGTCTTTTAAACTCGTCAGTTAA
- a CDS encoding eIF2A-related protein, with product MEPEFQAYVGPRPFEQEDKFIFFGRDREARDLLSIVIAHNLVLVYAQSGAGKTSLLNAGLIPLLEENQFEVFPVARVKGTILENIKPDEISNIYVFNTLTSWVEDEYDVERLAKMKLVDFLTELEHMLDEDSMPLPRAIIFDQFEEIFSLYQDRWKDREGFFEQVSAALEADPLLRVVFVMREDFIAQLDPYAYLLPERLRTRFHMERLRSEAALLAIKEPLRYTGRSFAEGVAEKLVEDLLKIRVETTPGETAEVTGEFIEAVQLQVVCQNLWRELPPDVTQITFQHLKTYGNVEQELYRFYEEAIRAAAEKAHIDEEGLRRLCGEVLITAMGTRGMVYRAPEFTCGVSNAAIDVLESMHLIRAEWRAGARWYELTHDGFIKPIQSSNKVFNDKLADKKRVEKERAEKERAEKEWAEKEQLEKERLEKERAERKRVEKELRVEKELAEKEKLEKKGLAAFSIIVLILAGFAFCEWQQAKENAEKALASDLNLNSNRLQGDPGNLDKSVLLAIESFKIHVTSTADHLIRQGLLFIPHRVMILKHGSDVNNIVFSPDGKYVATASNDNTTRLWDAYTGKQIFVLNHAGPVRNVVFSPDGKYVATASDDKTARLWNVSTGKQIFVLNHTGRVNSVVFSPDEKYIATASNDKTARLWNVSTGKQIFVLNHAGPVRNVVFSPDGKYVATASDDKTARLWNVSTGKQIFVLNHAGRVNSVVFSPDGKYIATASSDKTAGVWNAATGKQILDPLKHDGPVNSVVFSPNGKYIATASDDKTAGVWNMTTGEKNFALLKHDGSVNSVVFSPDGKYIATASADNTSSVWNTITGEINFVLNHAGWVNSVVFSPDGKYIATASADKTAHLWDVSTGKQISVLNHDGPVNSVIFNPDGKYIATASADNTSSVWNTITDEKIFVLNHAGWVNSVVFSPDGKYIATASNDNTARLRDEYTGKQIFILNHAGWVNSVVFSPDGKYIATASADKTAGVWNTATGKQIIVLNHNGPVNSVIFSPDGKYIATASDDKTACLWDTATGKPIFPPLNHAGRVNSVVFSLDGKHIATASYDNTACLWDTATGKQIFVLNHNGPVNSVVFSPGGKYIATASFDYTARVWDTTTGKQIFVLNHNGPVNSVVFSPDGKYIATASNDNTARLWNVSTGKQISYLGHDSGVNNVVFSPDGKYIATASVDSTAKLWTAKLWISDTEDLIDEASNRLTRNLTPDEWKEYMGDESYRKRFPNLP from the coding sequence GTGGAACCTGAATTCCAGGCTTACGTGGGCCCTCGACCTTTTGAACAGGAAGATAAATTCATCTTTTTCGGAAGAGATCGTGAAGCTCGGGATCTCCTTTCCATAGTCATTGCACATAATCTGGTTCTTGTCTATGCCCAGTCTGGTGCAGGTAAGACTTCCCTTCTCAATGCAGGACTTATTCCCCTTCTTGAGGAAAACCAGTTTGAAGTTTTCCCTGTAGCTCGAGTTAAAGGCACAATTTTGGAAAATATAAAACCTGACGAGATTTCGAATATATATGTCTTTAATACTCTCACAAGCTGGGTTGAAGATGAATATGATGTTGAGCGCCTGGCTAAAATGAAACTTGTTGATTTTTTGACTGAACTGGAGCATATGCTGGACGAAGATAGCATGCCTTTACCCCGTGCAATTATCTTCGATCAGTTTGAGGAAATATTCTCTTTATATCAAGACCGCTGGAAAGATAGAGAGGGTTTTTTTGAGCAAGTAAGTGCTGCTCTGGAAGCAGATCCTCTTTTAAGGGTGGTTTTTGTCATGCGGGAAGATTTCATAGCCCAGCTAGACCCTTATGCATATCTTCTTCCCGAAAGATTACGGACGCGTTTTCACATGGAACGTCTTCGCAGTGAGGCTGCCCTTCTGGCAATCAAAGAGCCTTTGAGATATACTGGCCGCTCTTTTGCAGAAGGCGTGGCAGAAAAACTTGTTGAAGATTTGCTAAAGATTCGAGTTGAAACGACACCTGGAGAGACAGCTGAGGTAACAGGAGAATTCATAGAGGCTGTGCAGCTTCAGGTAGTATGCCAGAACCTCTGGCGAGAATTACCTCCAGATGTAACGCAAATTACATTTCAGCACCTGAAAACCTATGGCAACGTAGAACAGGAACTTTACAGATTTTACGAAGAGGCTATAAGGGCAGCTGCAGAGAAGGCACACATTGATGAGGAAGGGCTGCGCAGACTTTGCGGTGAAGTGTTAATAACGGCGATGGGAACTAGAGGGATGGTGTACAGAGCTCCAGAGTTCACCTGTGGTGTTTCCAATGCAGCTATTGATGTGCTTGAAAGCATGCACCTCATTAGAGCAGAGTGGAGGGCAGGTGCACGCTGGTATGAGCTAACACATGACGGGTTTATCAAACCAATACAATCTTCTAACAAGGTTTTTAATGATAAACTGGCAGATAAAAAACGGGTAGAGAAAGAGCGCGCAGAGAAAGAACGCGCGGAGAAAGAATGGGCTGAGAAAGAGCAGCTAGAGAAAGAACGGTTAGAGAAAGAAAGAGCAGAGAGAAAACGAGTAGAAAAAGAACTACGAGTAGAGAAAGAACTGGCAGAGAAAGAAAAGCTAGAGAAAAAAGGACTCGCGGCTTTTTCTATTATTGTTTTAATTCTAGCTGGATTCGCATTCTGTGAATGGCAACAGGCAAAAGAAAATGCTGAAAAAGCTCTTGCTTCGGATTTAAATTTAAATTCCAACCGTCTTCAGGGAGACCCCGGAAATCTAGATAAAAGTGTTCTTCTTGCTATCGAATCATTTAAAATTCATGTAACATCGACTGCTGATCATTTAATACGTCAGGGATTATTGTTCATACCTCATCGTGTTATGATTCTGAAACATGGTAGTGATGTGAATAATATTGTTTTCAGTCCTGATGGAAAATACGTTGCAACGGCGAGCAATGACAATACAACACGTTTATGGGATGCATATACAGGTAAACAAATCTTTGTTCTGAACCATGCTGGTCCGGTGCGTAATGTTGTTTTCAGTCCTGATGGAAAATATGTTGCTACGGCAAGTGATGACAAAACAGCACGTTTATGGAACGTATCTACAGGTAAACAAATTTTTGTTCTGAACCATACTGGTAGGGTAAATAGTGTTGTTTTCAGTCCTGATGAAAAATACATCGCAACGGCAAGTAATGACAAGACAGCACGTTTATGGAACGTATCTACAGGCAAACAAATCTTTGTTCTGAACCATGCTGGTCCGGTGCGTAATGTTGTTTTCAGTCCTGATGGAAAATATGTTGCTACGGCAAGTGATGACAAAACAGCACGTTTATGGAACGTATCTACAGGCAAACAAATTTTTGTTTTGAACCATGCTGGTAGGGTAAATAGTGTTGTATTTAGTCCTGATGGAAAATACATTGCCACAGCGAGTTCTGACAAAACAGCAGGTGTATGGAATGCAGCTACAGGTAAACAAATTTTGGACCCCCTCAAACACGATGGTCCAGTAAATAGTGTTGTTTTTAGTCCGAATGGAAAATATATTGCTACGGCGAGTGATGACAAAACAGCAGGTGTATGGAACATGACTACAGGTGAAAAAAATTTTGCCCTATTAAAGCATGATGGTTCGGTAAATAGTGTTGTTTTCAGTCCGGATGGAAAATACATCGCAACGGCGAGTGCTGACAATACATCATCTGTATGGAATACAATTACAGGTGAAATAAATTTTGTTTTGAACCATGCCGGTTGGGTAAATAGTGTTGTTTTCAGTCCGGATGGAAAATACATCGCAACGGCGAGTGCTGACAAAACAGCACATTTATGGGATGTATCTACAGGTAAACAGATTTCTGTTCTGAACCATGATGGTCCGGTAAATAGTGTTATCTTCAATCCTGATGGAAAATACATTGCTACGGCGAGTGCTGACAATACATCATCTGTATGGAATACAATTACAGATGAAAAAATATTTGTTCTAAACCATGCTGGTTGGGTAAATAGTGTTGTTTTCAGTCCGGATGGAAAATACATCGCAACGGCGAGCAACGACAATACAGCACGTTTACGGGATGAATATACAGGTAAACAAATCTTTATTCTGAACCATGCTGGTTGGGTAAATAGTGTTGTTTTCAGTCCGGATGGAAAATACATCGCAACGGCAAGTGCTGACAAAACAGCAGGAGTATGGAATACAGCTACAGGTAAACAGATTATTGTTTTGAACCATAATGGTCCGGTAAATAGTGTTATCTTCAGTCCTGATGGAAAATATATTGCTACGGCAAGTGATGACAAAACAGCATGTCTATGGGATACAGCTACAGGTAAACCAATTTTTCCTCCTCTGAACCATGCTGGTAGGGTAAATAGTGTTGTTTTCAGTCTTGATGGAAAACATATTGCTACGGCGAGTTACGATAATACAGCATGTCTATGGGATACAGCTACAGGTAAACAGATTTTTGTTTTGAACCATAATGGTCCGGTAAATAGTGTTGTTTTCAGTCCTGGTGGTAAATATATTGCTACGGCGAGTTTTGATTATACGGCACGCGTATGGGATACAACTACTGGTAAACAAATTTTTGTTTTGAACCATAATGGTCCGGTAAATAGTGTTGTTTTCAGTCCTGATGGAAAATACATTGCTACAGCAAGCAATGATAATACAGCACGTTTATGGAACGTATCTACAGGCAAACAAATTTCTTACTTGGGACATGATAGTGGTGTGAATAATGTTGTTTTTAGTCCTGATGGAAAATACATCGCAACGGCGAGTGTTGACAGTACGGCAAAGTTGTGGACAGCAAAGTTATGGATATCTGATACAGAAGATTTGATAGACGAAGCTAGCAATCGTCTAACCCGTAATCTTACGCCAGATGAATGGAAAGAATATATGGGTGATGAGTCTTATCGCAAGAGATTTCCAAATTTACCGTAA
- a CDS encoding SIR2 family protein has product MLEEKDWDILLKRIKNGKCTPFLGSGACSEKISVIFQIANEWAEEYDYPMEDSYNLARVAQFVAVTEEDEMLPRDEICNRITELSKEVTPKYFETPDEIHGVLADLPLSVYITTTYDDLMVQALKSRGKTPIQEICRWNEYLIQRKPTPLDFDPTPEKPLVYHLHGCYKIPESLVLTEDDYLDFLAAISKDQNLLPLRIQEAFTGSSLLLIGYKVTDWDFRVLCRILDEYLEISMGRKHISVQLVPGNVSETHEEKAQKYLDRYFEDLHIQVYWHDCHEFSAELKTRWETFNRDTTKIHIKNGRSFPIKEKSGKVSILFLAADPTNESRLRLGEEFREIQEKLKLAKFRDRFTLELPQLSVRPSDTSQALLDTQPQIVHFSGHGTPTGALCFEDLAGKAHPIELDALAALFEQFSDHVNCVVLNACYAEIQAKAIAKHIKYVIGMNRAIGDKAAIAFAIGFYQALGGGRSIEDAYKFGCIQIQLHGIPEHLTPVLIKKGQS; this is encoded by the coding sequence ATGCTGGAGGAGAAGGATTGGGACATTCTTCTTAAGAGAATCAAGAATGGAAAGTGTACTCCTTTTCTCGGATCTGGAGCCTGTTCTGAAAAGATTTCTGTTATTTTCCAGATTGCAAATGAGTGGGCAGAAGAGTATGACTACCCAATGGAAGATTCTTATAACCTGGCACGGGTGGCTCAATTTGTGGCTGTGACCGAAGAAGATGAAATGCTTCCAAGGGATGAGATTTGTAATAGAATCACCGAACTGTCAAAAGAAGTCACGCCAAAATACTTTGAAACTCCTGATGAAATTCACGGAGTACTGGCCGATCTCCCACTTTCAGTTTATATTACCACAACTTACGATGACCTTATGGTGCAAGCCCTTAAAAGCCGTGGCAAAACACCAATTCAGGAAATATGTCGGTGGAATGAATACCTGATACAACGCAAACCAACGCCACTAGACTTCGACCCAACTCCAGAAAAACCTTTAGTATATCACCTCCATGGCTGCTATAAAATACCAGAGTCACTGGTTCTAACAGAGGACGACTATCTGGACTTCCTTGCTGCCATTTCAAAGGATCAAAACCTGCTTCCGCTACGTATTCAGGAGGCATTTACAGGCTCATCTCTTCTTCTTATAGGCTACAAGGTAACTGATTGGGATTTCCGTGTTCTTTGCCGGATTCTTGATGAATACTTAGAAATAAGCATGGGTAGAAAGCACATATCCGTGCAGCTCGTACCAGGGAATGTTTCTGAGACCCATGAAGAAAAAGCTCAGAAATATCTGGATCGTTATTTTGAGGATCTTCATATTCAGGTATACTGGCACGATTGTCATGAATTTTCTGCAGAATTGAAAACACGATGGGAGACTTTCAATCGTGATACCACAAAAATACATATCAAAAATGGACGGTCTTTTCCAATTAAAGAAAAATCCGGTAAAGTTTCGATACTCTTCTTAGCAGCTGATCCCACTAATGAATCTCGCCTGAGACTTGGTGAAGAATTTCGAGAGATTCAAGAAAAACTGAAATTGGCTAAATTTCGGGATCGCTTTACATTAGAATTGCCACAATTGTCAGTTCGTCCATCAGATACATCCCAGGCTTTGCTTGATACACAGCCGCAAATCGTCCATTTTTCCGGTCATGGCACACCTACAGGTGCGTTATGCTTTGAGGATTTGGCAGGGAAAGCTCACCCAATCGAGCTCGATGCTTTGGCTGCATTATTTGAACAATTTAGTGATCACGTGAATTGTGTAGTATTGAATGCTTGTTACGCAGAGATTCAGGCAAAAGCCATTGCTAAACACATCAAATATGTCATTGGCATGAACCGGGCAATCGGTGATAAAGCTGCTATCGCCTTCGCTATTGGTTTTTACCAGGCATTAGGAGGAGGACGTAGCATTGAAGATGCATATAAATTTGGGTGTATACAAATCCAGCTACACGGCATTCCAGAGCATCTAACACCGGTTTTAATAAAGAAGGGTCAGTCGTAA
- a CDS encoding CU044_2847 family protein: MKRLVKFTLEDGSTVLIEAEEAEVEEETTRVSRSSTSHEIVNITNQTFEESLGIVKPVANTVLNRLKDISKQPEEVQVSFGISMDLKAGMFIAAGTGANFNVTLTWKS; the protein is encoded by the coding sequence ATGAAACGCCTTGTAAAATTTACTCTGGAAGACGGTAGTACTGTATTAATCGAAGCAGAAGAAGCTGAAGTTGAAGAGGAAACAACTCGTGTTTCACGTTCATCTACATCTCATGAGATAGTAAATATCACAAATCAGACATTTGAAGAATCTCTTGGTATTGTAAAGCCTGTTGCTAATACCGTATTGAATCGGTTAAAAGACATCAGTAAGCAACCGGAAGAAGTTCAAGTTTCTTTTGGTATTTCAATGGATTTAAAAGCCGGTATGTTTATAGCAGCAGGTACGGGTGCTAATTTTAATGTGACTTTGACCTGGAAGAGTTGA
- a CDS encoding potassium channel family protein translates to MFIKTLGTLLKDPKFRSLLYLAVLTLSVGTIFYHRVEGWRWLDSFYFSVITLATVGYGDLAPKTDIGKLFTVLYIFTGLGILLGFVNPIGEYIIDKRFKVIEKNKIEGKKAENKFDFFGYLGRFREKK, encoded by the coding sequence ATGTTTATAAAGACATTAGGAACATTACTTAAAGATCCGAAGTTCAGGTCTCTTCTTTACTTAGCTGTGCTCACCCTTTCTGTAGGCACTATTTTTTACCATAGAGTTGAAGGCTGGAGATGGCTTGACTCATTCTATTTTTCGGTTATCACTCTGGCAACAGTGGGTTACGGGGACTTAGCTCCTAAAACAGATATAGGGAAACTTTTTACAGTGTTGTATATTTTTACAGGATTGGGAATACTGCTTGGTTTCGTTAATCCAATTGGAGAATATATTATAGATAAAAGATTCAAAGTGATAGAAAAGAACAAAATCGAAGGCAAAAAAGCTGAAAACAAATTTGATTTCTTCGGATACCTGGGAAGGTTCAGGGAGAAAAAATAG
- a CDS encoding ABC transporter ATP-binding protein: MIEVRNLSKSYGSIKAVNVISLSIGKGELFGFLGSNGSGKTTMIKMLTGQIKPTSGSVRMLGVDVLEDPIRVRELAGIVPEQETHSSFLTAEEYLYFVAKIRKMENYEKACEKWFEFLDFGDQKNSLCKDLSRGTRQKLIFAQAFLHEPELVIIVESQINLDPVAEKSKEFSRRPREKRRNSFYFNTYSRNYKTDLYQPLGSFIKESWSIQAA, encoded by the coding sequence ATGATTGAAGTAAGAAACCTTTCTAAATCCTACGGAAGTATAAAGGCAGTAAATGTCATTTCCCTTTCAATTGGAAAAGGTGAGCTTTTTGGGTTTCTGGGCTCTAACGGATCAGGAAAAACAACCATGATCAAAATGCTTACCGGTCAAATAAAACCAACCTCCGGTTCAGTTAGGATGCTGGGAGTGGATGTGCTCGAAGACCCTATTCGGGTTCGAGAACTTGCAGGTATTGTTCCTGAGCAGGAAACTCACTCAAGTTTTTTAACGGCCGAAGAATATCTATATTTTGTTGCAAAGATCCGGAAAATGGAAAACTATGAGAAAGCCTGTGAAAAATGGTTTGAATTCCTGGATTTTGGTGACCAGAAAAATTCACTGTGTAAAGACCTCTCAAGAGGTACAAGGCAGAAATTGATATTTGCCCAGGCTTTCCTGCATGAGCCGGAACTCGTAATTATCGTCGAGTCTCAAATCAATCTTGACCCTGTAGCAGAGAAAAGTAAAGAATTTTCTCGCAGGCCACGTGAAAAACGGAGGAACAGTTTTTATTTCAACACATATTCTCGAAATTACAAAACAGATCTGTACCAGCCATTGGGATCATTTATAAAGGAAAGCTGGTCTATACAGGCCGCCTGA
- the pap gene encoding polyphosphate:AMP phosphotransferase has translation MLEKIDLSKTITTAEYKKNHKAFKAKLGELQRKAWDLKIPVILVFEGWHVSGMAEDINRFIISLDPRGYDFHTMTKPCYEELLKPFIVRYWSRVPVRGKIGIFDRSWYSRAIIECLEKNKSEEELGKYLEEINYFERQLADDGYLIIKVFLHISEKEHKERFKDLKKVDIPIFDEYEDEARQDLDFIHKYNEYLPLVERILEKTDMPYAPWTIVEANDRNFATLKIMTTAIHAIEASIEQATRIPAEKTLKYLDTETPEVPQLNNSILEKIDLSKKIDADEYKKSKKLYQQKLTDLQYKLFENKHPLVVVFEGWDAAGKGGNIYRFVENLNPRLYRVVPVGSPNDIEKAHHYLWRFCEGIPRAGHITIFDRSWYGRVMVERIEGFCSEDEWKRAYREINEFEEILTQAGAIVVKFWLHIDKEIQLERFNSRQHDPEKKWKITDEDWRNRNRWEDYKIAVDEMLQKTSTINAQWVIVESNDKRYSRIKVLRSIVEAIEKGLKK, from the coding sequence ATGCTTGAAAAAATTGATCTCTCCAAAACAATAACAACTGCTGAGTACAAAAAAAATCATAAAGCATTTAAAGCCAAGCTCGGAGAACTACAGCGCAAAGCCTGGGATTTGAAGATACCTGTTATTCTCGTTTTTGAAGGCTGGCACGTATCCGGAATGGCAGAGGATATCAACCGTTTTATTATTTCTCTGGACCCCAGAGGATACGATTTTCACACAATGACCAAGCCCTGCTATGAAGAACTCCTTAAGCCCTTTATTGTACGCTACTGGTCCAGGGTTCCTGTGAGAGGAAAGATTGGAATCTTTGATAGGAGCTGGTACAGCAGGGCAATCATAGAGTGTCTGGAAAAGAACAAATCTGAAGAAGAACTGGGGAAATACCTGGAAGAAATAAACTATTTTGAGCGACAACTTGCCGATGATGGGTATCTTATAATAAAAGTTTTCCTTCACATCAGTGAAAAAGAGCATAAAGAACGTTTTAAAGACCTTAAAAAAGTTGATATCCCGATATTTGACGAGTACGAGGATGAAGCAAGGCAGGATCTTGATTTCATCCATAAATACAATGAGTATCTGCCGCTTGTCGAGAGGATCTTAGAGAAGACCGATATGCCTTATGCCCCCTGGACAATTGTAGAAGCTAATGACAGGAACTTTGCAACTTTAAAAATTATGACGACGGCCATCCATGCGATTGAAGCTTCTATTGAACAGGCAACTAGAATACCGGCTGAAAAGACCCTCAAATATCTGGATACTGAAACTCCAGAGGTCCCTCAGCTTAACAATTCCATCCTGGAAAAAATTGACCTCTCCAAAAAGATAGATGCCGATGAATATAAGAAATCAAAAAAATTATACCAACAAAAACTTACAGACCTCCAGTATAAGCTTTTTGAGAACAAGCATCCTCTGGTTGTGGTCTTTGAAGGCTGGGACGCTGCTGGCAAAGGGGGAAACATCTACCGCTTTGTAGAAAATCTAAATCCCAGGCTCTACAGGGTAGTCCCTGTGGGTTCGCCGAATGATATCGAAAAAGCCCATCATTACCTCTGGCGTTTCTGTGAAGGAATCCCGAGAGCCGGCCATATAACAATTTTTGATCGGAGTTGGTACGGCCGCGTCATGGTAGAAAGAATTGAAGGCTTTTGCAGCGAGGACGAATGGAAAAGAGCTTACAGGGAGATCAATGAATTTGAAGAAATCCTGACACAGGCCGGAGCAATTGTAGTTAAGTTTTGGCTTCACATTGATAAGGAAATTCAACTGGAACGTTTTAACAGCCGGCAACATGACCCTGAGAAAAAATGGAAAATTACAGACGAAGACTGGCGGAACAGGAACAGATGGGAGGATTATAAAATCGCAGTTGATGAGATGCTTCAGAAAACAAGCACAATAAATGCCCAGTGGGTTATTGTAGAATCAAACGACAAACGATACTCTCGAATCAAAGTACTGAGAAGTATTGTTGAAGCAATTGAAAAAGGACTGAAAAAATAA
- a CDS encoding DUF2551 domain-containing protein — MVSIRAKIKSRLEKFLEVDTSGYRRTILCIFIKVKKATIDELHEMLTSKYNVSRNTVASMVGYIHSKLGILRAHKESYKTPMVYFLREEYVDLLMKIVTSPKAPTEFTT, encoded by the coding sequence ATGGTATCCATCCGAGCTAAAATTAAATCCAGGTTAGAGAAATTTCTAGAAGTTGATACCAGTGGATATCGAAGGACAATCCTGTGTATCTTCATCAAGGTAAAAAAAGCGACTATTGACGAATTACATGAAATGCTTACAAGCAAGTATAATGTATCTCGAAATACGGTCGCATCCATGGTAGGATATATCCATTCGAAGCTTGGAATTCTAAGGGCGCATAAAGAATCCTATAAAACCCCTATGGTTTACTTTTTGAGGGAAGAATATGTAGACTTGCTAATGAAGATTGTAACTTCACCTAAAGCACCTACTGAATTCACGACTTGA